A single Glycine soja cultivar W05 chromosome 14, ASM419377v2, whole genome shotgun sequence DNA region contains:
- the LOC114384376 gene encoding receptor-like protein 6, translating to MTFMHCLDYIMITLSGLVSKQGLGTLNLLSKTIHKSMGGFLFLVLSFLLCHFPSQTSSLIPFCNHDDASALLSFKSSFTLNSSSDSSRWCESPYPKTESWENGTNCCLWEGVSCDTKSGHVIGIDLSCSCLQGEFHPNTTLFKLIHLKKLNLAFNDFSNSPMPNGFGDHVALTHLNLSHSAFSGVIPSKISQLSKLVSLDLSFLGMRIEAATLENVIVNATDIRELTLDFLNMSTIEPSSLSLLVNFSSSLVSLSLGDTGLQGKLANNILCLPNLQKLDLSVNLDLQGELPEFNRSTPLRYLDLSYTGFSGKLPNTINHLESLNYLSFESCDFGGPIPVFLSNLMQLKHLDLGGNNFSGEIPSSLSNLKHLTYLDLSVNNFGGEIPDMFDKLSKIEYLCISGNNLVGQLPSSLFGLTQLSDLDCSYNKLVGPMPDKISGLSNLCSLDLSSNSMNGTIPHWCFSLSSLIQLSLHGNQLTGSIGEFSSFSLYYCDLSYNKLQGNIPNSMFHLQNLTWLSLSSNNLTGHVDFHKFSNMQFLEILDLSDNNFLYLSFNNTEGDYNFLNLQYLYLSSCNINSFPKLLSGLKYLNSLDLSRNQIHGKIPKWFNSTGKDTLSFLDLSHNLLTSVGYLSLSWATMQYIDLSFNMLQGDIPVPPSGIEYFSVSNNKLTGRISSTICNASYLQILNLSHNNLTGKLPQCLGTFPYLSVLDLRRNMLSGMIPKTYLEIEALVTMNFNGNQLEGQLPRSVVKCKQLRVLDLGENNIQDTFPTFLESLQQLQVLVLRANRFNGTINCLKLKNVFPMLRVFDISNNNFSGNLPTACIEDFKEMMVNVHNGLEYMSGKNYTSSCYDSVVITIKGNTYELERILTTFTTMDLSNNRFGGVIPAIIGELKSLKGLNLSHNRINGVIPQNFGGLKNLEWLDLSSNMLTGEIPKALTNLHFLSVLNLSQNQLLGMIPTGKQFDTFQNDSYEGNQGLCGLPLSKSCHNDEKLPKDSATFQHDEEFRFGWKPVAIGYACGVVFGILLGYIVFFFRKTEWSISFVECILNQRRATGLMQIQDDTIKVVKGTVNQSTLGIYSRCQVDVPYSERHFS from the coding sequence ATGACGTTCATGCATTGCTTAGATTATATAATGATTACACTTTCTGGGTTAGTATCTAAACAAGGGTTGGGAACTTTGAATCTGTTGAGCAAAACAATTCATAAAAGTATGGGGGGGTTTCTGTTTCTTGTCCTGAGTTTCTTGCTTTGTCATTTTCCTTCACAAACGTCTTCATTGATTCCATTTTGCAACCATGATGACGCCTCCGCCTTGCTTAGTTTCAAGAGCTCATTTACTCTCAATAGCTCTTCTGACTCTTCTCGTTGGTGTGAGTCTCCTTATCCAAAGACAGAATCATGGGAAAATGGTACGAATTGCTGCTTGTGGGAAGGGGTGAGTTGTGACACCAAGTCAGGTCACGTAATTGGCATAGACCTTAGCTGCAGTTGCCTTCAAGGTGAATTTCATCCCAACACCACTCTCTTCAAACTCATTCATCTCAAAAAACTCAACCTTGCCTTCAATGATTTTTCCAATTCTCCAATGCCTAACGGCTTTGGTGATCATGTGGCTCTTACTCATCTAAATCTATCTCACTCTGCATTTAGTGGTGTTATTCCTTCTAAAATCTCTCAGCTCTCAAAATTAGTCTCTCTTGATCTCTCATTTCTTGGAATGAGAATTGAAGCAGCAACCCTGGAAAATGTCATTGTAAATGCAACTGATATAAGGGAGCTCACTCTTGATTTCCTAAACATGTCTACCATTGAACCGAGCTCTCTATCTTTGTTAGTGAATTTCTCATCCTCTTTGGTCTCTCTTAGTCTTGGAGATACAGGATTGCAAGGGAAGTTAGCAAATAACATACTCTGTTTACCCAATCTTCAAAAGCTTGATCTGTCTGTCAATTTGGATCTCCAAGGTGAACTTCCAGAGTTCAATCGGAGCACTCCTCTTAGATACTTGGATCTCTCTTACACTGGCTTTTCAGGAAAACTTCCCAATACCATTAACCATTTGGAGTCTCTTAACTATTTGAGTTTTGAATCTTGTGACTTTGGAGGACCTATTCCTGTGTTTTTATCTAATCTGATGCAACTAAAACACTTGGACCTTGGTGGGAACAATTTCAGCGGTGAGATTCCGTCATCCCTTTCAAATCTAAAACATCTCACTTACTTAGATCTTTCAGTTAATAATTTTGGTGGTGAGATCCCCGATATGTTTGACAAGCTTAGCAAAATAGAATATTTATGCATTTCTGGAAACAACCTAGTGGGCCAATTGCCATCATCATTGTTTGGGCTAACTCAGCTTAGTGATTTAGATTGTTCATACAATAAATTAGTTGGCCCAATGCCAGACAAAATTAGTGGACTTTCTAATTTATGTTCTCTGGATTTGTCAAGTAACTCCATGAATGGAACAATTCCCCATTGGTGCTTTTCTTTGTCATCGTTGATACAATTATCTCTTCATGGGAATCAGCTTACAGGGTCAATTGGTGaattctcttctttttccttgtATTATTGTGATCTCTCTTATAACAAGCTACAAGGTAATATCCCCAACTCAATGTTTCATCTACAAAATCTCACTTGGTTGAGTCTATCATCAAACAACTTGACTGGCCATGtagattttcacaaattttcaaatatgCAATTTCTAGAAATTCTTGATCTCTCtgacaataattttctttaccTCAGTTTCAACAATACTGAGGGTGACTACAACTTTCTCAACcttcaatatttatatttatcttcatGTAATATCAATAGTTTCCCAAAACTCCTTAGTGGGCTAAAATATCTTAACTCTTTAGATCTATCAAGGAACCAAATTCATGGCAAGATTCCAAAATGGTTTAATAGCACAGGGAAAGATACTTTGTCGTTTTTGGACCTTTCTCATAACCTTCTAACATCGGTTGGGTATCTTTCGCTCTCATGGGCGACCATGCAATACATTGACCTTAGCTTCAACATGTTACAAGGAGATATTCCAGTTCCCCCATCTGGAATTGAATATTTTTCAGTCTCAAATAACAAATTGACTGGCCGCATTTCTTCAACTATTTGCAATGCAAGCTACCTTCAGATTCTCAACTTGTCTCACAATAACTTGACAGGCAAGCTTCCTCAATGCCTTGGAACCTTTCCTTACCTTTCAGTTTTGGATCTGCGAAGGAACATGCTTAGTGGAATGATACCCAAAACATATCTTGAGATAGAAGCATTGGTGACTATGAATTTTAATGGCAATCAATTGGAGGGACAATTACCTCGGTCTGTTGTCAAGTGTAAACAGCTAAGAGTTTTGGACCTTGGAGAAAATAACATACAAGATACATTTCCAACTTTTCTAGAGTCACTTCAACAGCTGCAAGTCCTTGTTTTACGTGCTAATAGGTTCAATGGTACCATCAATTGTTTGAAATTGAAGAATGTTTTTCCCATGTTGAGGGTTTTTGACATCTCCAACAATAATTTTAGTGGCAATTTGCCAACAGCTTGCATAGAAGACTTCAAGGAAATGATGGTGAATGTCCATAATGGTCTGGAATATATGAGCGGCAAAAACTATACTTCCAGTTGCTATGATTCTGTGGTAATCACAATAAAAGGAAACACGTATGAGCTGGAGAGGATCTTAACTACTTTCACAACTATGGATTTGTCAAATAACAGATTTGGAGGAGTGATTCCAGCAATCATTGGAGAGTTAAAGTCACTCAAAGGGCTTAACCTTTCCCACAACAGAATCAATGGTGTTATTCCACAAAACTTTGGTGGTTTGAAAAATCTTGAATGGTTAGACCTCTCTTCAAACATGCTCACAGGTGAGATTCCAAAGGCATTGACCAATCTTCACTTCCTCTCGGTCTTAAACCTTTCACAGAACCAGCTGTTGGGGATGATACCAACAGGTAAGCAGTTCGACACATTCCAGAATGATTCCTATGAAGGCAATCAAGGGTTATGTGGGTTGCCTCTGTCAAAATCTTGCCACAACGATGAAAAATTGCCAAAAGATTCAGCAACATTTCAGCATGATGAAGAATTCAGGTTTGGTTGGAAACCCGTAGCTATAGGATATGCATGTGGAGTTGTATTTGGAATACTCTTGGGTTATATTGTCTTCTTCTTTCGGAAAACAGAATGGTCAATCAGTTTTGTTGAATGCATTCTTAATCAAAGAAGAGCAACAGGTCTAATGCAAATACAAGACGATACAATCAAGGTCGTTAAAGGAACTGTGAATCAGTCCACACTCGGAATATATAGCAG